TTTTTGCTCCAGGGGTGAGTGAGTGGGAAACGGAGCTTTGAAAcgttgcttttttttctttctttctttctttctttctttctttctttcttttttttttttttttttggtcaagaGCCCCCAGTTGTGTGGTGGTGTTTGGGACTTTTAATccaaatactcccccccccccaaaaaaaaaaccagttatcACAAAATTTGAAATTATCCCAGGGTCAGtatgaaggcaatgcagggggaatcatgggatttcaaTCAGGAGCCCATCctaaacacaattgggggtcattccagggttaggtaaatcctctttcccccgaatttacctaaccctggaatgacccctgGTTGCGTTTAGGATGGTTCCTGGTTGCGTTCAGCGTTGTGCGATAAACAAACCTGAAACCCCAcaattgcccctgcattgccttcacattgccttcgCATTGACCcagggataacttcaaatttgcTCGTGTAATAAGAGCCTTGCAAGTTCTGGTGGGGAATGAGTGTATTACCAAGCATGTCCTCGGATTTGCTTTTGTTCAGAATTGCACGAAGTTGCGCTCATGTGGTGCTGTGTAGAGAGTCCATTCTGCATAGGAAGTACTGTATATCAAGGTTGACGCAAGGCATTTTCCTTTGGGTCAGGAGAGATATCTCTTTGCTGGGGAAGACTAGTCCACTAGAAACCACTTCTTAGCAAACCCACCTTTTAATCACACTGTGGTGCTTATCGGTATCTGATCTGGAGCAGCCCTGCGAATGAGGAGTAAGACGCAGACCGGGTGCATCGGCGCTAGCTGCTCAGCGCCTGAGTgttatgtgtttgtatgtacGGTTACATCTGCTTATGCTGCCTCTCCTTTATTTGTAGATTTGTTTTGCTTAGTAGTTAGTAATAagtgttttttttatatatatatatttttatatatatatatatatatatatatataattatttttaagcaGCTTCAGCATTTGAGTAGTTTCTAAATGGACCAAAAATGTAGCCTGGCAATGAGTGACCTTAGGACTGACATACATCCCTCCATCAACAACCCAGTCAATTGAAACCATGTTTTTTTTACCTTATaacacaccccccccaaaaaaaccccacagcaacaacaagcatcCCAACTCTCAGTGTTGCTTATTTGTGCATGTGAAATCCCAGTCGCTAGTGACCAGGGCTTACTGGAGAGCAGTGGAAACCCTGTTGAATTAGCTGGAAGATCTCAGGTTGGGCCTATTCTGGGCCCATAACCCGTTTGTGCATTCACTCAACAGAGCCATCTTCCTTGCGTCTCTGCGACATTTCCAGCAGAACGTAGCCCCTCTCCTTACTCCAAACTCTGCCTTTCCTGGTGTCTCTGCCCCCACTGGTTTGAGGATCCCAGAATAGCTCTCTTCGGGGACAAGTGACTGGATCCGGTGAGGACTAGTGCTCTTATGGGTGTGTTTAGAGCATGTGGAGGTAGAGTGGATGTGTTTCAGTGTGCCTGAGGTTTCTTGTTGTCACTTGGAAAAGGACATCAGGGCGACTATGATCCATGCTGAGGGACCCCAGCTGAAGGCAGAGAGGATGCAAGAGGGTTGAGCATTAGAGCATTCTCTTTGCCAATAGAAGGAGGGCAGAGGCAGCCTGGAGGGGTGGTGTCTCATGGGAAAGGGAAATGGTGAACCTTACACACCCTAGGTCCAGGACAGGGAGGGATGACTGTGTGCGCATGACTCCCCAATGAGCGCGACGGCTGACATCCCCCCTCCACTAGCGCTCAGGCCACAGTGAAGAGGTTCCAAGTTGGGTCTCAGCATGCAAGGACCAAAGGTTGTGGGTGAATCGCTGGGACCCGAGCAGGAGCCACTACCTGTGAGCTGCCATCTGGCACAGCGGCAAGGTGGCAACCCCATTTCCCAATCTGTTGTTGAGATCCTTGCAGACCAGGACCAATATCCCCAAATTCCCTTCTTCTGCAAAGGGGTGGCGGCCTCAAACCCCAAATACTTGTGCTCTATCCTTCCCCGTGCATTAAGGGGAAAGAAAGCTTTGCCCGCCATATCACTGCTGGAAGAAAGCTCAGGGGTAGGACTGTGGCAAGGATTGAAAGAACCACACAAGGGACCCTGGATTGGGATGCCTCTCATCCTTTTCTTCAGCTCACCATCATGGTTAGGTTTGAGAGGGGTTCGGGAAGGCCAGTGCTCTGAAACCCAAATATCGGAGAGCCCCAGGAAAAAAGCTAGAGAAGTGGCATCCATGGTAAGGCTGCCCAGTGCTGGCTGGCGGTTGCTGCGCATGGGCATCCTCTTCTCCCATTCCCTCTGCCTCTGACCCACTTGGGTTCATGTGCACATGCTTCAGCTTCTCCATATGTCAAGAGcgacttttaaaacaaaacaaaaaaatcaccataattttgtaaaataaattataatgtaTATcggactgtttttttttttaatacaaagatGGTTGAGTTGTTCCCGGTCTCGCCTCTGTGTTTTTGTCTCATTTGGAAGTGTCAGgtgaaagggggagaaaagggaAGGTTTGGGAGAGGGCCAAAAACACAACCCAAAGACACTGGATCCCATCcaatcttgggagctaagcaggggcaGCCCCAGTTAGTCCTTgggtgggagaccgccaatggAGTCCAGGTGCCGGAGGGGATCTTTCAGAGGGAGGGACTGGCAAAGACACCTCTAAGGACCCCTGGCCTAAGAAACTCCTGTGCAAAAATGAATGGGGTGGCcgtaaatcaacaggcaacttgcatGTACACCAGAAGCACACTACATACTatagcttcaagttgtttccagtttatggcgatcttaaggcaaccttatcatgtaTTTTCCTGGCAAAAGCAGCATGTGGGACTTGGCCAAGGTCCCTCAGTTGGTTTGcggggattcgaactctagtcTGGCGCAACTTTCAAAGCACTAGGCCCCATTGGCCTCATGATCCCCCATCCCGTTACAGAATATGCAAAGAACCTGGCCAAAGTCCTAAGTGTCTTACAGATCCTAAGATGAGGAAGGCAAATGCAGCCCTACTGGTGTGTTTTttactgcagttcccattagccctagccaatgataaggaatgctgggagttgcagtccagcaacatctggaggtgtTTGGTTGGACCCCCCATTTTGGTGGAAGGGAAGGCCAACTCTGctgcctactcagaagtaagcctcatggcattcaatgggatttattgcCATGGAAGTGTACCCAGGATTACAGCCACTTAGAGTTGCTGCCTTGTAAGTGCATTTAAGATGGCAGGCCTCCTATGCCCAGGATGGGAACCCTGCCACCCTTCAGGTATggttgaactgcaagtcccagcaggcACCTGTGTTCCGTACTTGAAtgtacttcatagaatcataagagttggaagggacgcCCCCCCGAATCCTTTGCGATGCAGCAATGGCTCCAATAGTCTCCTCCTGTGCaagcgtatgtgtgtgtgtgtatatatatatatatatatatatatatacacacacacacaatattgcaCACAgttatgtatacacatatataacatACAGTTTCATATATATactcatacacatatataaatatatatacaaagttataactttatatgtgtgtgtgtgtgtgtgtttgtatctgTATATAGACACATACATAATATTACACACACGGTTATGTATACATCTTTATAATTGTATATACATACAcgcacatatatgcatatataattatgtgtgtgtataattatatatatatatatatacacacacacacataatattacACATAtggttatatatatacatacacacacatatataatatacagttttatatatatagacacacatataaattggatatacagtatatagatatagatatatacataataaatgtgtgtgtgtgtgtgtgtatttttaataggTCGTGGAGGACACTTCTCATCATCCTCACAAGGCACAGCAtgtgggggggggtcttggaggacacttcccatcatccctagacCATGCAGAGGTTGGGGGAGGTCTCCCTGCAGCCTGTCTGCGCCCTTGGCGCCCTCAAGCCCCTTTCtgggaattcccagaatcctcgaGCCCTCCTCCAGGGCCATGGGCATCTGGGTTGgttgggggtgatgggagttgtagtcccaaactcAGTCCCTGCACTCGCTGAGGGCGCCACCCCTTTCCCTGTTGTCCTGGCGCGCCCTCTGGCGGCAGCAGAAAGGGCGGCTTCTCCCCTCCAGGCTCCCGTTCCTCGAACGCCTTGCAGAGTGGGACGGGTCTCCCAGTGGTCATCTACGCCAGCCCAAACCTGGGCCTGATCCTGCTGGAAAGCAGTCCTATCCTGACCAACACCCAGCACCTGTGGCCCAAGGAAGTGGTATAAATGGCTGGGCCACAGCTGGGACAAGGATCCTGTCTTCCTCCGGTGCTGCAAGAGCAAAGGGCCAGTATGAGGTGGGATGCCAGGGGTCTGGGGGCCTTGGCCTGGAGTCTGGCGGTTGCAGTTGCTGTTGCTCAACGGGGTAATGTAGGCATTTTTCTCTGGGTTCAAGACCGGACCGTGGTTtccttgccttgtttatttgcaTCCCCCCCTCCAGCCAGAGGATTTACAGTAACCTAAGTACTTCAGGTATTTGGGAACAGCTATAAGGAGGTCTTGGTGTAGACTGGGTAAACCCTTTGCCAAGGGACCTGGGAgtccccattcttctgccatgcaggaactctcaatcgaagcatccccattgacagatggccatccagcctctgcttaaagacctccaaagaataatagaattgtagagttggaagagaccccaaggagggccctgacccagtccgacccctttattctgccatgcaggaactctcagtcaaagcataccctaaccctaactctttctctctttccggTTCTTCTTTCCTTAGCGCCTGCGAACTCTGTGTTGTACGAATGCAACAGGACCAGCGTCCATCTTGTTGTCCAGATGGACCCTTGGGGGGCCGGTCTCGGTCTGGATCCAGAGTACTTGCGCCTGGGTAGCTGCTCCCCATCCTTCGAGGATCGCCGCCAGcgcctcttccactttgagcGCAACCTAAAGGAGTGTGGTTTTGCGCGGCTGGTGAGTAGGCCTTAAGACAGCGTAGCTCTATGGTCACCCTACAAATCTTTGGCTGCTGATGTTCTTGGTTTCCATACACCAGGGGTCGATCTCTTGTAAACTGCGGGCCTCTGCTTGCATAATTCCTGACTTGTTGGCCGCTTTGACCGGGCCTTTTGGGATTATCTGAAGTCCCAAAAGAAACGGAGGACCGACAATTGGGAAGCACTGGCCTTAACCCTGACTTCTTGAGGTTAACGTCTATCATCTCTGGTCCTTGCAGAGATCCGGCAGAACAGTTGAGTACTCCGCTCATCTGGTCTATAGGCCCCTATCCAGCCAAAGTGGACTCTACAACGGCCCCTTCGCAGAGAGAATCAACTGCACCACTTATGAGTAAGCCTTATgagtaaagcagaatagaggggcactattacctccctttaCCTggaacactgttgactcatgttcagcttgtagtctactaggactcctagatccctttcaaacgtataagtctctcgttcagccaggtgtctcccatcctatatctctgcatttcatttttccgccctaagtgcagtaccttacatttctctgtgttaaatttcATGGCCTTTTGCCTTGTAGGGCACAGCCATGGGTTCCTGCAAAGGTGGCATCAGTGACCGGGCATCTCTTGGCTTCTAGTGGCCTCCTCTTCACAGCAATGTTCATGAAAGGTAAGGAGAAGCACCTTGAGGAACTTTCCCTCCCTTGATGCATGGAGGAGATCAACATTGACAGCAGTTAGGCAACCACTTCTGCGGTGCGTTTCTGGAACTGGTGGGAAACAAGGCCAAGGAAAAGTGCCGGTCTTGTGCTGGTCTTCTGTGTGCGCCCCTTTCCTATGCCATGGACCCCTTGGGCAAGGCGGGTCAATATACCCTTAAGTGATTGGCGCTGGTCTCTTTACAGAGGATTTCACCGCTCCGTCCGACTCGGCCACCGTTCTCCTGGGCACACAGATCCACATTGAGTTTGCCGTGCAGAACATCTTCCACCAGCCGCTGCAAGTTTTCGTAGACGAGTGCGTAGCTGCCACATCTCCCGAACTAAGCATGTTGCTCAGGAACCACACCGTCGTTGCAAACCATGGGTGAGCGTGCATTGAACGTGTTTGCGCTGGCATGCTCTTGGGCATAGGCTGGCCATGCATCACAATAGTGCTGTATGCAAAGTGTACCACTGCtgtcaggctcagaggatggcaatggcaaaccccctctggacgcaccttgccaagaaaaccctaagttgccctaagtcaaaaatgattcgaaggcacaaaacagcaaacaTGACAACCTGGTTCATGCACTGGTTGATCTGAcgctgcttttttggggggggtctggtgtgtatgtgtgtctgtgtgcaggTGCGTTGTGGATGGCAAGGTTGCAGATTCACAATTCCTCCCGAGAAGATCTCCGGATGCCCTCCGCCTCTCTTTGCAAGCTTTTGGATTTCTCGGTCTGCGCAAGGATGTAAGTACCTTCAATTAATCCCGTTGCATTTCCTAAAAGGAAAAGGAActaggatggcagaggattaactgggccACAATGGGACCATTGGAGGATACGTGACATTAATAGTAACATGTTGACTCTAAGAAGTGGCCAGTACATTGACAGATGGCTTTGATGCATTAAAATAAtgacagggatgatgggagtagcAGTCCTCTTCAGCAGGGCCTGCCCTGACAGaagcatagaatcctagagttgga
This genomic interval from Sceloporus undulatus isolate JIND9_A2432 ecotype Alabama chromosome 10, SceUnd_v1.1, whole genome shotgun sequence contains the following:
- the LOC121916620 gene encoding zona pellucida sperm-binding protein 3-like isoform X2, producing the protein MAGPQLGQGSCLPPVLQEQRASMRWDARGLGALAWSLAVAVAVAQRAPANSVLYECNRTSVHLVVQMDPWGAGLGLDPEYLRLGSCSPSFEDRRQRLFHFERNLKECGFARLRSGRTVEYSAHLVYRPLSSQSGLYNGPFAERINCTTYEAQPWVPAKVASVTGHLLASSGLLFTAMFMKEDFTAPSDSATVLLGTQIHIEFAVQNIFHQPLQVFVDECVAATSPELSMLLRNHTVVANHGCVVDGKVADSQFLPRRSPDALRLSLQAFGFLGLRKDVYLHCLVFAWDPKVPTDPMRKACSFRRDVNRWQPLDDPTSSVCTCCDSVCQASGFRHRRGLRGALMGTDPLQSNVAVGHLTIRKPSSYEWAANSSFGLRGHRKGKLETET
- the LOC121916620 gene encoding zona pellucida sperm-binding protein 3-like isoform X1; its protein translation is MAGPQLGQGSCLPPVLQEQRASMRWDARGLGALAWSLAVAVAVAQRAPANSVLYECNRTSVHLVVQMDPWGAGLGLDPEYLRLGSCSPSFEDRRQRLFHFERNLKECGFARLRSGRTVEYSAHLVYRPLSSQSGLYNGPFAERINCTTYEAQPWVPAKVASVTGHLLASSGLLFTAMFMKEDFTAPSDSATVLLGTQIHIEFAVQNIFHQPLQVFVDECVAATSPELSMLLRNHTVVANHGCVVDGKVADSQFLPRRSPDALRLSLQAFGFLGLRKDVYLHCLVFAWDPKVPTDPMRKACSFRRDVNRWQPLDDPTSSVCTCCDSVCQASGFRHRRGLRGALMGTDPLQSNVAVGHLTIRKPSSYEWAANSSFGLRGHRKAGDRDVMPPAIGALLLEVTAMAVLSLGYCFYNGYQKKILWPYIRGAGKLACGSINADVKYT